A window from Listeria seeligeri serovar 1/2b str. SLCC3954 encodes these proteins:
- a CDS encoding dipeptidase — protein sequence MRVIDTHCDALYKLQAGKGKYTFQDAEELDVNFERLIEAKMLLQGFAIFLDECVPVEHKWKKAVEQVNIFKQHVLHKGGVIHQVKKWSDLENFPEEKIGAVLTLEGIEPIGRDLDKLTQLLDAGVLSVGLTWNNANLAADGIMEERGAGLTHFGKEIIHRLNERKIFTDVSHLSVKAFWDALEEADFVIASHSSAKAICSHPRNLDDDQIKAMIEHDAMIHVIFHPLFTTNSGVADMEDVVRHIEHICGLGGVKNIGFGSDFDGIPDHINGLENAGKYQDFLQVLEKHFTKEEVVGFASQNFLNHLPK from the coding sequence ATGAGAGTAATAGATACACACTGTGATGCGCTTTATAAATTGCAAGCTGGAAAAGGAAAATACACTTTTCAAGATGCCGAAGAACTTGATGTGAATTTTGAACGACTTATAGAGGCGAAGATGTTACTACAAGGATTTGCAATTTTTCTTGATGAATGTGTTCCGGTTGAGCACAAATGGAAGAAAGCCGTAGAGCAGGTGAATATTTTTAAACAACACGTCCTTCATAAAGGTGGAGTAATTCATCAAGTGAAGAAGTGGAGTGATTTAGAAAATTTTCCAGAAGAAAAAATTGGTGCAGTACTCACATTAGAAGGAATTGAACCAATTGGACGCGATTTGGATAAATTAACCCAATTACTCGATGCAGGCGTTTTATCTGTCGGTTTGACTTGGAATAATGCCAATTTAGCAGCGGATGGAATTATGGAAGAACGTGGCGCTGGCTTAACTCATTTTGGCAAAGAAATTATTCATCGCTTAAACGAACGAAAAATATTTACTGATGTATCTCATTTAAGTGTAAAAGCTTTTTGGGACGCATTAGAAGAAGCAGATTTTGTGATTGCCAGTCATTCTAGTGCAAAAGCGATTTGTTCGCATCCGAGAAATCTAGACGATGACCAAATTAAAGCAATGATTGAGCATGATGCGATGATCCACGTGATTTTTCATCCGCTTTTCACAACTAATTCCGGAGTAGCGGATATGGAAGACGTTGTGCGCCATATTGAACATATCTGCGGACTTGGTGGAGTTAAGAATATTGGTTTTGGTTCTGATTTTGACGGCATTCCGGACCATATTAATGGACTTGAAAATGCTGGGAAATATCAAGACTTCCTTCAAGTATTAGAAAAACATTTTACAAAAGAAGAAGTAGTAGGATTTGCTTCTCAGAACTTTTTAAACCATTTACCAAAATAA